GGCGGCGCCGATCACGGTGGCCGTGACGATGATGCCGTAAAACTTCTTGGCGGCCCGGGGCGCCAGTTCCAGGCTGTTTTTCCAGTGAAAGGCGCCGGCCATGGCGTAGGCGGCCGAGCCGGCCAGCACGGGAATGGCCAGCAAGCCCGTGCCGATGATGCCCAGGCTGAACAGCGCGAAGGCGAAGTCGCCCGCGATGGGGCGCAGGGCGGAAGCGGCCTGGGCGGACGTATCGATGTGCGTGATGCCTTGCGCGCCCAGGGTCACGGCCGTCGTCAGCATGATGAAGAAGGCCACCAGGTTGGAAAAGCCCATGCCGATAGCCGTGTCCATCTTGATGCGCTGGAATTGCCGTGGCGCCTGTTCCGGCGCACGGCGCAAGGCTTGCGCGCCAGCGTCCGCCTGCAAGTCTTCCACTTCCTGCGAGGCTTGCCAAAAGAATAAATAGGGGCTGATCGTGGTGCCGAACACGGCCACGATCATGGTGACCGAGGCGGCCGACCAGGCGAACTGGGGCCAGACGGTGCGCAGCGCCACTTCGCCCCAGGGAATGTGCACGGTCAGCACGGTGGCCACATAGGCCAGCAAGCCCAGGGTCAGCCATTTCAGGATGCGCACGTACTGTTGATACGGAATGAAGACTTGCAGCAGCAGCGACAGCAGGCCAAAGCCAGCGGCGTACAGATGCGTGGGGCCGCCGATGATCAGGGTCAGGGCATCGCCCATGGCGGCCACGTCGGCGGCGATATTGATGACATTGGCCAGCAGCAGCAAGCTGACGATGGCGTACAGCAAGG
This window of the Janthinobacterium agaricidamnosum genome carries:
- a CDS encoding NRAMP family divalent metal transporter, with product MQTDSGRADPSDTWLGKLGPGLITGAADDDPSGIATYSQAGAQFGFGMLWTVCLTFPLMLGIQVISAKIGRVSGHGLATNIRRHYPKSLLYAIVSLLLLANVINIAADVAAMGDALTLIIGGPTHLYAAGFGLLSLLLQVFIPYQQYVRILKWLTLGLLAYVATVLTVHIPWGEVALRTVWPQFAWSAASVTMIVAVFGTTISPYLFFWQASQEVEDLQADAGAQALRRAPEQAPRQFQRIKMDTAIGMGFSNLVAFFIMLTTAVTLGAQGITHIDTSAQAASALRPIAGDFAFALFSLGIIGTGLLAIPVLAGSAAYAMAGAFHWKNSLELAPRAAKKFYGIIVTATVIGAALCFSPLDPIKALYWSAVINGVISVPIMALMMVMASRPAIMGTLTISRRLRALGWLSTIVMATAVLSMFATMAF